The Anastrepha ludens isolate Willacy chromosome 2, idAnaLude1.1, whole genome shotgun sequence genome contains a region encoding:
- the LOC128855096 gene encoding uncharacterized protein LOC128855096: MKRDIFAFIYFAVAVFQVTYAQVLYPERFPVDKEKSNLAGRIPLYSPSRCKQNELLYPDHADDWICDCAPASLYYPESDACHPAFRRGPCENEQMLVLAPNATLPQCIQNACKIDGQVKINNVCYEIGHAAPCQNAQLSYVLGVDPKTLMLDCIKLSASVKSRVGLVDDDDAPLYDLSKVDLCARGCKRSIEGICTPSAK, translated from the exons atgaaacgagatatatttgcttttatttatttcgctgTTGCAGTATTTCAAGTGACTTATGCACAAGTCTTGTATCCAGAACGTTTTCCAGTTGATAAAGAGAAGTCTAATTTGGCG GGCCGCATTCCGCTCTACTCACCATCACGCTGCAAACAGAATGAGCTACTTTATCCAGATCACGCAGATGACTGGATTTGCGATTGTGCGCCag CGTCATTATATTATCCTGAATCAGATGCCTGCCATCCTGCTTTCCGACGTGGCCCTTGCGAAAACGAGCAGATGCTTGTATTGGCACCCAATGCAACTTTACCCCAATGCATACAAAATGCGTGTAAAATCGATGGGCAAGTGAAGATTAACAACGTCTGCTATGAGATTGGACATGCCGCGCCATGTCAGAATGCGCAATTGTCATATGTGCTTGGCGTGGATCCGAAAACATTAATGTTGGACTGCATAAAATTGTCGGCATCTGTTAAGTCGCGAGTAGGTTTAGTAGACGATGATGATGCACCGCTATACGATCTTAGCAAAGTTGATTTATGTGCGCGTGGCTGTAAACGTTCGATAGAAGGCATTTGTACGCCGAGCGCTAAATGA
- the LOC128859002 gene encoding putative OPA3-like protein CG13603 isoform X1 translates to MLHITLPILKLSLLGIQQLSSHVSKFIRMEAKQSKTFRNYMCMPAAQCYHWLDVKLKLLLLNMGRHVKVAPLNEAVATELGAEVLGEFIVFVVASTAIIFETNRQSTKKNIEALSVNMHHKDIIEAMEVLKYRQEQQKAYIQEITRALAALGKPIHVKETKSKELKEKSK, encoded by the exons atgttacatataacCCTGCCAATCTTGAAGTTGTCTTTGTTGGGAATACAACAACTGTCAAGTCATGTTAGCAAATTCATACGCATGGaagcaaaacaaagcaaaacctTTAGAAATTATATGTGTATGCCTGCTGCTCAGT GTTATCACTGGCTAGACGTTAAACTAAAGCTGTTGCTTTTAAATATGGGCCGACACGTTAAGGTGGCGCCACTCAACGAGGCAGTAGCCACCGAATTGGGCGCCGAAGTTTTGGGTGAATTTatagtatttgttgttgcaagcacagcaattatttttgaaacaaacaG gcaatcaacgaaaaaaaatattgaagccTTGAGCGTGAATATGCATCATAAGGATATAATTGAAGCGATGGAAGTGTTAAAATACCGACAGGAACAACAGAAGGCATATATTCAAGAGATCACACGAGCGTTGGCAGCATTAG GAAAACCAATTCACGTAAAGGAAACTAAAAGCaaggaattaaaagaaaaatcgaaataa
- the LOC128859002 gene encoding putative OPA3-like protein CG13603 isoform X3 — protein MLANSYAWKQNKAKPLEIICVCLLLSVSYHWLDVKLKLLLLNMGRHVKVAPLNEAVATELGAEVLGEFIVFVVASTAIIFETNRQSTKKNIEALSVNMHHKDIIEAMEVLKYRQEQQKAYIQEITRALAALGKPIHVKETKSKELKEKSK, from the exons ATGTTAGCAAATTCATACGCATGGaagcaaaacaaagcaaaacctTTAGAAATTATATGTGTATGCCTGCTGCTCAGTGTAA GTTATCACTGGCTAGACGTTAAACTAAAGCTGTTGCTTTTAAATATGGGCCGACACGTTAAGGTGGCGCCACTCAACGAGGCAGTAGCCACCGAATTGGGCGCCGAAGTTTTGGGTGAATTTatagtatttgttgttgcaagcacagcaattatttttgaaacaaacaG gcaatcaacgaaaaaaaatattgaagccTTGAGCGTGAATATGCATCATAAGGATATAATTGAAGCGATGGAAGTGTTAAAATACCGACAGGAACAACAGAAGGCATATATTCAAGAGATCACACGAGCGTTGGCAGCATTAG GAAAACCAATTCACGTAAAGGAAACTAAAAGCaaggaattaaaagaaaaatcgaaataa
- the LOC128859002 gene encoding putative OPA3-like protein CG13603 isoform X2, with amino-acid sequence MLHITLPILKLSLLGIQQLSSHVSKFIRMEAKQSKTFRNYMCMPAAQCYHWLDVKLKLLLLNMGRHVKVAPLNEAVATELGAEVLGEFIVFVVASTAIIFETNRQSTKKNIEALSVNMHHKDIIEAMEVLKYRQEQQKAYIQEITRALAALENE; translated from the exons atgttacatataacCCTGCCAATCTTGAAGTTGTCTTTGTTGGGAATACAACAACTGTCAAGTCATGTTAGCAAATTCATACGCATGGaagcaaaacaaagcaaaacctTTAGAAATTATATGTGTATGCCTGCTGCTCAGT GTTATCACTGGCTAGACGTTAAACTAAAGCTGTTGCTTTTAAATATGGGCCGACACGTTAAGGTGGCGCCACTCAACGAGGCAGTAGCCACCGAATTGGGCGCCGAAGTTTTGGGTGAATTTatagtatttgttgttgcaagcacagcaattatttttgaaacaaacaG gcaatcaacgaaaaaaaatattgaagccTTGAGCGTGAATATGCATCATAAGGATATAATTGAAGCGATGGAAGTGTTAAAATACCGACAGGAACAACAGAAGGCATATATTCAAGAGATCACACGAGCGTTGGCAGCATTAG AGAACGAGTAA
- the LOC128871790 gene encoding optic atrophy 3 protein homolog has protein sequence MALVTLRIFRMAIIVFKEFTQPVKRLFVNIAQHNDFFRNYICKPPAYGYRWCEHSLLMLLSKETSKTNKPLAEEEAIILGSAIWAEVVVFICCSEVVLMESKRQAKKEEEEERLITNRVKDLHEAMRVLQHRLHEQYFYIEQIIEALKKLGMPIERRQVNQRAHATDKSFVQKLV, from the exons ATGGCTTTGGTAACATTACGAATATTTCGTATGGCGATAATTGTTTTTAAGGAATTTACTCAACCTGTTAAAAGACTGTTCGTAAATATCGCACAACACAACGATTTTTTTCGCAATTACATATGCAAACCACCGGCTTATG GTTACCGCTGGTGTGAACATTCTCTGCTGATGCTGTTAAGTAAGGAAACTTCGAAAACCAATAAGCCActagcagaggaagaagcaATTATTTTAGGATCGGCCATATGGGCGGAAGTGGTTGTTTTTATATGCTGTTCCGAAGTAGTGCTTATGGAATCGAAGCG GCAAGCGaagaaggaagaagaagaagagcgcTTAATAACGAATCGCGTAAAAGATTTGCACGAAGCAATGCGAGTTTTACAACATCGGCTACAtgagcaatatttttacattgaaCAAATTATTGAAGCTCTGAAAAAACTTG GCATGCCGATCGAACGTCGACAAGTTAACCAAAGAGCGCACGCAACAGATAAGAGTTTTGTGCAAAAACTCGTTTAA